The following are encoded together in the Cohaesibacter gelatinilyticus genome:
- the purF gene encoding amidophosphoribosyltransferase: MMDLGHTPTTSQPSTSDEWDLDGDTLHEECGVFGIYNAPDASALTALGLHALQHRGQEAAGIATYDGKHFHLERRFGLVGDNFSDASTMERLAGTAAIGHARYSTAGGAALRNVQPLFAELDGGGIAVAHNGQFTNAMTLRRSLIKRGSIFQSTSDSEVVLQLIAKSRESNIVDRFIDAIRQMEGGYALVALTRKKLIGARDPLGIRPLVLGDLDGSPVLASETCALDMIGAKFVREIENGEVVVCSEDGVKSYRPFPRQPARLDIFEYIYFSRPDSVLAGRSVYEIRKAMGRELAKENPIDADVIVPIPDSGVPAALGYAHETGIPFELGIIRNHYVGRTFIEPTQQIRALGVRLKHSANRAVVQGKRIVLVDDSLVRGTTSSKIVNMMREAGASEVHLLLASPPITHSDYYGIDTPERENLLAAQYDLEGMRNYIGADSLGFISIDGIYRSCGYEGRNNDAPQFTDHCFTGDYPTALVDVDAAENHRAAALLVETD; encoded by the coding sequence ATGATGGATTTGGGACACACCCCGACCACGTCTCAACCTTCTACCTCCGACGAATGGGATTTGGATGGCGACACACTGCATGAAGAGTGCGGTGTGTTTGGCATTTATAACGCCCCTGACGCCTCTGCCCTGACTGCTCTGGGCTTGCATGCTCTTCAGCACCGTGGACAGGAAGCCGCTGGCATCGCGACATATGATGGCAAGCATTTTCATCTCGAGCGCAGGTTTGGTTTGGTTGGCGACAACTTCTCTGATGCCAGCACCATGGAACGCCTTGCAGGTACTGCTGCAATTGGTCATGCCCGCTATTCAACAGCTGGTGGTGCTGCCCTTCGCAACGTTCAACCGCTTTTTGCAGAGCTGGATGGTGGCGGTATCGCAGTTGCCCACAACGGTCAGTTCACCAACGCAATGACCCTGCGTCGCTCGCTGATCAAACGCGGCTCGATCTTCCAATCCACTTCCGATTCCGAAGTCGTATTGCAACTCATTGCCAAAAGTCGTGAAAGCAACATCGTCGATCGCTTCATCGACGCAATCCGTCAGATGGAAGGTGGCTATGCACTCGTTGCCCTGACCCGAAAGAAACTGATCGGTGCGCGTGATCCTCTTGGCATTCGACCTCTGGTTCTGGGTGATCTGGACGGTTCTCCTGTGCTTGCTTCTGAGACCTGCGCACTGGATATGATCGGCGCCAAGTTTGTTCGTGAGATCGAAAATGGCGAAGTGGTCGTTTGCTCTGAAGATGGTGTAAAAAGCTATCGTCCATTCCCTAGACAGCCTGCACGTCTGGATATCTTTGAATATATCTATTTCTCTCGCCCGGATTCTGTTCTTGCTGGTCGCTCTGTTTACGAAATACGCAAAGCAATGGGCCGTGAGCTGGCCAAGGAAAATCCGATTGATGCTGACGTGATCGTGCCAATTCCGGATTCCGGCGTTCCCGCAGCCTTGGGTTATGCGCATGAAACCGGTATCCCATTTGAACTGGGCATCATCCGGAACCATTATGTCGGTCGGACCTTCATTGAGCCGACTCAGCAGATCCGTGCCCTTGGTGTACGCCTGAAGCACTCTGCCAACCGCGCGGTTGTGCAAGGCAAACGCATTGTGCTGGTTGATGACAGTCTGGTACGTGGCACCACCTCTTCCAAGATCGTCAACATGATGCGCGAAGCTGGTGCTTCAGAGGTGCATTTGTTACTGGCAAGCCCACCAATCACTCATTCCGATTATTACGGCATTGATACGCCAGAGCGTGAGAATCTGCTCGCCGCACAGTATGATCTGGAAGGGATGCGCAACTATATCGGCGCAGATTCCCTTGGTTTCATTTCAATCGATGGCATCTACCGCTCCTGCGGCTATGAAGGCCGCAACAACGATGCCCCACAATTTACCGACCATTGCTTCACGGGTGATTACCCGACCGCACTGGTGGATGTAGATGCGGCTGAAAACCACAGAGCAGCGGCCTTGCTGGTTGAGACTGATTAG
- a CDS encoding SDR family NAD(P)-dependent oxidoreductase — protein sequence MTEKRLDGRIAVVTGASRGIGWHAALELAREGAHVIALAKTVGALEELDDNITSMGGSATLVPLDITDYDGLDRLGAAIFERWGKLDILLGNAGQLGAITPLGHADPKKDWDKVIGVNLTANWRLIRSLDPLLRRSDSARTLFMTSGAPHKCKPYWGIYSVSKAGLEALVRTYAGECDKLPINANCFNPGPVRTGMRAKAMPGEDPNTLPHPSELASHIVECLVPECQENGRMYDYPSKSWKDYGSPVVG from the coding sequence ATGACCGAGAAAAGACTGGATGGCCGAATTGCTGTTGTAACGGGTGCTTCTCGTGGCATTGGCTGGCATGCAGCACTGGAGTTGGCCCGCGAAGGCGCTCATGTCATTGCTCTGGCCAAAACCGTTGGCGCTTTGGAAGAGCTGGACGACAACATCACCTCCATGGGTGGATCTGCCACACTCGTGCCTCTCGATATTACCGACTATGACGGTCTGGATCGTTTGGGGGCAGCAATTTTCGAACGCTGGGGCAAGTTGGATATTCTGCTCGGTAATGCCGGTCAATTGGGCGCCATCACTCCGCTCGGCCATGCTGATCCAAAGAAAGACTGGGATAAGGTCATTGGGGTGAATTTGACCGCCAACTGGCGTCTGATCCGTTCTCTGGACCCGCTCTTGCGCCGTTCAGATTCCGCTCGCACACTTTTCATGACCTCTGGCGCTCCCCATAAATGCAAGCCTTACTGGGGTATCTACTCAGTTTCCAAAGCTGGCTTGGAAGCACTTGTGCGCACCTATGCAGGCGAATGCGACAAATTGCCAATCAATGCCAATTGCTTCAATCCTGGCCCAGTCCGTACTGGTATGCGTGCCAAGGCGATGCCGGGTGAAGATCCAAACACACTGCCACATCCAAGCGAGCTGGCCAGTCACATAGTGGAATGCCTAGTCCCTGAATGCCAGGAAAATGGCCGCATGTATGACTATCCTTCCAAGAGCTGGAAGGATTACGGCAGCCCGGTTGTCGGCTAA
- a CDS encoding ABCB family ABC transporter ATP-binding protein/permease, translated as MAQSSTQTSPNASDSEQKQPDKSEAEGTVRAEAPVWQTLRTLWPYIWPSDREDLKRRVGYAMVALLLGKMANVFTPYFFKWATDALADPNAVDGIGPIGWLSVPIILVIAYGLGRVVNIGFEQLRDGIFARVGQYAVRRLSDETFRHMHSLSLRFHLQRRTGGLSRVIERGTKGIESVVRHTILSAFPTLLQFVLMAGVIAYQFDWIYVVVVVALVVFYVWFSATVSSWRIDIRRAMNESDNEAHSKAIDSLLNFETVKYFGNEELEAKRFDVSMASYEKSAIRTWISLAWLNFGQITIFSIGMALCMGLSAQAVINGEQTLGDFVMINALLMQLFVPLNFFGFLHREIKQGLVDLEAMFSLLREEPEIVDKDGAGPIAIKGGDIRFRDVKFHYDEERPILRGVSFDVPAGKTVALVGPSGAGKSTISRLLYRFYDVKGGAIEIDGQDVRDVSQHSLRQGIGMVPQDTVLFNDSLGYNIAYGRPDAGNGEIEEAAQLAQVSDFIKSLPDGFDTEVGERGLKLSGGEKQRVAIARTILKAPPILVLDEATSALDSHTEQEIQSALDQVSKNRTTLVIAHRLSTVINADEIIVLEKGLIKERGTHGELLEQKGLYASMWDRQREASEAQERLRQALEKDEQGYLSPGTKQSESAE; from the coding sequence ATGGCTCAGTCGTCTACACAGACTTCCCCTAATGCTTCAGATTCAGAGCAAAAACAGCCAGATAAATCAGAGGCTGAGGGCACGGTTCGAGCCGAGGCTCCTGTATGGCAAACCCTGCGCACGCTTTGGCCCTATATCTGGCCAAGTGATCGGGAAGATCTGAAGCGTAGGGTAGGCTATGCCATGGTGGCATTGCTGCTGGGCAAGATGGCCAATGTGTTCACACCATATTTTTTCAAATGGGCAACAGATGCACTGGCTGATCCCAATGCCGTTGACGGTATCGGTCCAATTGGTTGGCTAAGTGTCCCTATCATCCTGGTGATCGCCTATGGCTTGGGGCGTGTGGTCAATATTGGCTTCGAACAACTGCGAGATGGAATTTTTGCCCGGGTTGGCCAATATGCCGTGCGACGTCTATCAGACGAAACATTCCGCCATATGCATAGTTTGTCGTTACGCTTTCATTTGCAAAGGCGTACGGGTGGCCTCAGCAGAGTGATCGAACGCGGTACCAAGGGGATCGAATCCGTTGTTCGGCATACCATTCTCTCCGCCTTTCCGACATTGCTGCAATTTGTTCTGATGGCGGGCGTCATCGCCTATCAGTTTGACTGGATCTATGTCGTGGTTGTCGTCGCTCTGGTGGTTTTTTACGTTTGGTTCTCGGCAACAGTCAGCTCTTGGCGCATCGATATTCGCCGTGCAATGAATGAGTCTGATAACGAAGCCCACTCCAAGGCGATTGATAGTCTTCTGAATTTTGAGACTGTCAAATATTTCGGCAATGAGGAACTGGAGGCCAAGCGGTTTGATGTTTCCATGGCTTCATACGAGAAGTCGGCCATTCGAACATGGATCTCGCTTGCATGGCTGAATTTTGGCCAAATCACCATCTTTTCGATTGGCATGGCACTCTGTATGGGGCTGTCCGCGCAAGCCGTGATCAATGGTGAGCAGACGCTTGGTGATTTTGTAATGATCAATGCGTTATTGATGCAGCTCTTTGTGCCGCTCAATTTCTTTGGTTTCCTGCATCGTGAAATCAAGCAGGGTCTGGTGGATCTCGAAGCCATGTTCTCGCTGTTGCGTGAGGAGCCTGAAATTGTCGATAAAGATGGTGCCGGGCCCATTGCAATCAAAGGTGGGGACATTCGCTTCCGCGATGTAAAATTCCATTACGACGAAGAGCGTCCAATTTTGCGTGGTGTGAGTTTTGATGTGCCTGCTGGAAAAACAGTGGCGCTGGTTGGCCCATCTGGTGCGGGTAAATCGACGATCTCACGACTGCTTTATCGTTTTTACGATGTCAAAGGTGGTGCCATCGAGATCGATGGACAGGATGTGCGGGATGTTTCTCAACATAGTCTGCGTCAAGGGATTGGGATGGTGCCGCAGGATACGGTGCTGTTCAATGATAGCCTAGGCTACAATATTGCCTATGGGCGCCCTGATGCGGGTAACGGTGAAATTGAAGAAGCTGCACAATTGGCACAGGTCTCTGACTTCATCAAGAGCTTGCCGGATGGGTTTGATACGGAAGTGGGCGAGCGCGGTTTGAAATTGTCTGGAGGTGAGAAACAACGTGTTGCCATCGCCCGGACCATTTTGAAGGCTCCTCCCATTCTGGTTCTGGATGAAGCAACTTCCGCGCTTGATAGCCACACAGAGCAGGAAATCCAGTCTGCGCTAGATCAGGTCTCCAAAAACCGAACGACCCTTGTTATTGCACACCGTCTGTCGACTGTGATCAATGCGGACGAGATCATCGTGCTTGAAAAGGGCCTGATCAAGGAACGAGGCACTCATGGAGAGCTATTGGAACAAAAAGGGCTTTATGCTTCCATGTGGGATCGCCAGCGTGAAGCATCCGAAGCACAAGAGCGCTTGCGTCAGGCTTTGGAAAAGGACGAACAGGGCTATTTGTCCCCTGGTACAAAACAGAGTGAATCTGCTGAATAG
- a CDS encoding LysM peptidoglycan-binding domain-containing protein codes for MKNKNLVVTIGVLIVGAVLAWFGFGDKMVQQAEKAEPQEVVTTTPSQTSSQSPSTSGETKKNEAADKSAVANAEVKKEGEEKPSESAKDDKSAETAPAAVADMKKTEEPASEETTKNEAHTTDAETGKAEAPNKPVKEVANKAADAMTKNAEAKPEAKATDAVKSTKDTLTTGAIVPSFDVVRVEPDGNTLVAGKASPGAIVELMNGDRVLAKATADDSGAWVMILEEALRKGVHDLSLAAKADEGADPIVSKSNIAVAIPESGELLVVESEPGQASKILAQIAKTQPKQEVAKFAEKATEMAKKPAEVAGKVMEKAGEAVDAAKAMADKADDMAKKAMADASAADKEATEKPTEMADKTLVDAEPKADATEMMKTEPAKTEMVQQKPVEPVQASISVKAIELEGDVLYVAGDAKPAGSVLRLYVDNRAISDSESSEAGTFLFDGPISLGVGSHDVRVDLLSGPDGKVLTRAQVSFEKKAPVMAKKDTPSNGSAAQDTGTNGQIANAVASEANGDVTPQVVNSRKVIIRRGDNLWEIARRVYGAGIRYSTIYDGNTEQIRDPHWIYPGQVFDLPEGEDGWERNYDAVEAPSADVVNSQ; via the coding sequence ATGAAGAACAAGAATCTTGTGGTCACGATAGGTGTTTTGATCGTGGGTGCCGTACTGGCTTGGTTTGGCTTTGGTGATAAAATGGTTCAGCAGGCTGAGAAAGCCGAACCTCAGGAAGTGGTAACCACGACGCCATCTCAAACATCATCTCAATCACCATCAACCTCCGGTGAGACGAAAAAAAACGAGGCAGCGGATAAATCTGCTGTTGCCAATGCCGAGGTAAAAAAAGAAGGTGAGGAGAAGCCTTCTGAATCTGCCAAGGACGACAAGTCTGCTGAGACCGCGCCTGCAGCTGTCGCAGATATGAAGAAGACTGAGGAACCTGCATCTGAAGAGACCACAAAAAACGAGGCGCATACCACCGATGCAGAGACTGGTAAAGCGGAAGCACCGAACAAGCCTGTAAAAGAGGTTGCTAACAAGGCTGCTGACGCAATGACCAAGAACGCTGAAGCAAAGCCAGAGGCAAAAGCAACCGACGCTGTCAAGAGCACAAAGGACACTTTGACAACTGGCGCTATTGTTCCAAGCTTTGATGTTGTGCGCGTTGAGCCAGATGGCAATACTCTCGTTGCCGGTAAGGCGTCTCCTGGTGCCATCGTTGAACTGATGAATGGTGACCGGGTTCTGGCCAAAGCCACGGCGGATGACAGCGGCGCCTGGGTGATGATTCTGGAAGAAGCACTGCGCAAGGGGGTTCACGATCTTAGCCTTGCTGCCAAAGCTGACGAAGGCGCGGACCCGATTGTCTCCAAATCCAATATTGCCGTGGCTATTCCAGAAAGTGGTGAGCTGCTCGTTGTAGAAAGTGAGCCGGGTCAGGCTTCCAAGATCCTTGCACAGATCGCAAAAACTCAGCCAAAACAGGAAGTTGCCAAGTTTGCTGAGAAAGCTACTGAAATGGCCAAAAAACCGGCAGAAGTGGCCGGGAAGGTCATGGAAAAAGCTGGCGAAGCTGTGGATGCTGCCAAGGCAATGGCTGATAAAGCTGATGACATGGCAAAGAAAGCCATGGCTGATGCGTCCGCTGCAGACAAGGAAGCGACTGAGAAGCCTACAGAGATGGCTGATAAGACATTAGTGGATGCTGAACCTAAAGCCGATGCTACTGAAATGATGAAGACCGAGCCTGCCAAGACAGAAATGGTCCAGCAGAAACCGGTTGAGCCCGTTCAGGCGAGCATTTCCGTGAAGGCGATTGAACTGGAAGGTGATGTGCTCTATGTCGCGGGTGATGCCAAGCCTGCCGGTTCCGTTCTGCGCCTTTATGTTGACAATCGTGCGATCAGTGATAGCGAGAGCAGTGAGGCAGGCACATTCCTCTTTGATGGCCCTATCTCATTGGGTGTGGGTTCTCACGACGTGCGCGTTGATTTGCTGAGCGGCCCTGATGGCAAGGTTCTGACCCGTGCTCAGGTAAGCTTTGAGAAAAAAGCACCTGTTATGGCCAAGAAGGATACACCTTCAAATGGATCTGCAGCGCAAGATACAGGGACCAATGGTCAGATTGCCAATGCTGTTGCGAGTGAGGCCAATGGTGATGTAACTCCGCAAGTCGTGAACAGCCGCAAGGTGATCATCCGTCGTGGTGACAACCTTTGGGAGATTGCTCGCCGTGTCTATGGAGCAGGTATTCGTTACTCGACCATCTATGATGGTAATACCGAGCAAATTCGCGATCCACACTGGATTTACCCAGGTCAGGTTTTCGACCTTCCTGAGGGTGAAGACGGATGGGAGCGAAATTATGATGCTGTAGAAGCTCCGAGTGCTGATGTGGTAAATTCTCAGTAA
- a CDS encoding TIGR00730 family Rossman fold protein, with protein MAKLKRICVYCGSGAGTDPAYAAAAKILGQSMAEQDIELVYGGGSVGLMGITAQSVIDHGGRVTGVIPHFLKEREVMLDSVQKLIITQDMHERKRKMFDCAQAFVALPGGIGTLEELVEMLTWAQLGRHKKPVLLANINEFWDPLMTLLDHMRDEQFIRNGMEVNHLATSDPNQIVSMLQQAANVLDDAALADETCNEPLNKF; from the coding sequence ATGGCTAAGTTGAAAAGAATCTGTGTCTATTGTGGCTCCGGCGCGGGAACTGATCCTGCTTATGCGGCTGCCGCCAAAATTCTGGGTCAGTCTATGGCTGAGCAGGATATCGAACTTGTCTATGGCGGCGGCTCTGTCGGCCTGATGGGCATCACAGCCCAAAGCGTCATTGACCATGGTGGTAGAGTAACCGGCGTGATTCCCCACTTCCTCAAAGAACGGGAAGTGATGCTGGACTCCGTCCAAAAACTTATCATCACGCAAGATATGCACGAACGCAAACGCAAGATGTTTGATTGCGCACAGGCTTTCGTTGCCCTGCCCGGCGGCATTGGCACCTTGGAAGAGCTGGTAGAAATGTTGACATGGGCTCAGCTAGGACGGCATAAAAAGCCGGTACTCCTAGCCAACATCAACGAATTCTGGGACCCACTCATGACGTTGCTTGACCATATGCGCGACGAACAATTCATTCGCAATGGAATGGAAGTCAACCATCTCGCCACGTCAGATCCCAACCAGATTGTTTCAATGCTCCAGCAGGCAGCAAATGTACTGGATGACGCGGCTCTTGCTGATGAAACTTGCAATGAGCCATTGAACAAGTTCTAG
- a CDS encoding DMT family transporter produces MNHMAAIGIATALTVGLSIGFQGIFAARLSLGDNAINSGMLIILAGGLIAAVLMAVLVPTGHIEIAKLTGPRIFYLTLCAIAGIIIVSGSAFAFAKISPAVAVALIILGQMTLALAADYFGWTGQTPQPIDLRRVGGLVLLVAAIWMLMPRSEP; encoded by the coding sequence ATGAACCATATGGCAGCCATTGGCATCGCCACAGCTCTGACCGTTGGTCTTTCCATCGGATTTCAGGGCATTTTCGCCGCACGGCTTTCCCTCGGCGACAACGCCATCAATTCCGGAATGCTCATAATTCTGGCAGGTGGCCTGATCGCAGCGGTACTGATGGCTGTCCTTGTCCCCACCGGTCACATCGAAATCGCCAAGCTGACCGGCCCGCGCATCTTCTATCTCACACTCTGTGCAATTGCTGGTATCATCATCGTTTCCGGCTCTGCATTTGCTTTCGCCAAAATAAGCCCAGCCGTGGCGGTTGCTCTCATCATTTTAGGGCAGATGACTCTCGCTCTTGCCGCTGACTATTTTGGCTGGACAGGACAAACACCGCAACCAATCGATTTGCGTCGTGTTGGCGGACTTGTTCTGCTCGTCGCAGCAATCTGGATGCTGATGCCTCGCTCTGAACCATAA
- the rarD gene encoding EamA family transporter RarD codes for MDHSSEKGEGGQDLSAQALADQKLGLLAAVSAYGVWAMLTLYYAALSHVTPLEVVSNRVVWSLVVVGLFFLVKKRWGEVWPVLRNKKSFRALLFSSVLISINWLTYIWAVTNQQATEASLGYFILPLVNVALGFVFLSERLSVPQWVAIGLAALAIVLQTIWLGELPIVSLIVALSFGGYGYIRKTVDVGPNLGLLVELVLIIPFAFGYLIYLFAIGEAHLFVSDSKTNILLILTGFATYFPLLWFSAAAKRMKLSTLGVLQYMNPTIQFLLAVFVLGEALTMDKFVTFCLIWLSVIIYSLDAFKQARRAEKTNKQKAT; via the coding sequence ATGGATCACTCTTCTGAAAAAGGAGAGGGCGGGCAGGATTTGTCCGCTCAAGCTCTTGCCGACCAAAAATTAGGATTGCTGGCTGCTGTTTCCGCCTATGGCGTCTGGGCAATGCTGACGCTGTACTATGCGGCTCTTTCCCATGTCACACCGTTGGAAGTGGTGTCCAACCGGGTGGTCTGGTCTCTGGTTGTCGTTGGACTGTTCTTTTTGGTCAAGAAACGTTGGGGCGAGGTTTGGCCGGTTCTGCGCAACAAGAAGTCCTTTCGGGCCTTGCTCTTTTCCTCGGTACTGATTTCCATCAACTGGTTGACTTATATCTGGGCGGTGACCAACCAACAGGCAACTGAAGCCAGCCTTGGCTATTTCATCTTGCCGCTGGTCAATGTGGCTCTGGGTTTTGTCTTTCTGTCAGAACGTCTTTCTGTTCCCCAGTGGGTGGCCATTGGTTTGGCGGCATTGGCAATTGTGTTGCAGACGATCTGGTTGGGCGAACTGCCGATTGTTTCGCTGATTGTTGCCTTGTCCTTTGGAGGTTATGGCTATATCCGCAAAACCGTTGATGTCGGACCCAATCTGGGACTATTGGTGGAACTGGTCCTGATCATCCCATTCGCATTTGGCTATTTGATCTATTTGTTTGCGATTGGTGAGGCGCATCTCTTTGTCAGTGATAGCAAAACCAATATTTTGCTGATCCTGACCGGTTTCGCGACCTATTTTCCACTTCTTTGGTTCTCTGCGGCTGCAAAGCGAATGAAGCTCTCCACTCTTGGTGTACTGCAATACATGAACCCGACCATCCAATTCCTGCTGGCAGTCTTTGTGTTAGGTGAAGCACTGACCATGGACAAGTTCGTGACCTTTTGTTTGATCTGGCTATCCGTCATCATTTATAGCTTGGATGCGTTCAAACAGGCACGAAGAGCGGAAAAGACAAATAAGCAAAAGGCCACCTGA
- the cimA gene encoding citramalate synthase codes for MTKERLYLFDTTLRDGAQTNGINFSVEDKIVISKILDELGVDYVEGGYPGANPTDDRFFEKKRTEKATFTAFGMTKRAGRSVANDPGVQGLINSSADAICYVAKSWDYHVKVALGCTNEENLEGIADSVKAAIAAGKEAMVDCEHFFDGYKANRDYALSCAKTAYEAGARWVVLCDTNGGTLPHEVYEIVKDVTSVVPGNNLGIHAHNDTEQAVANSLAAVRGGVRQIQGTLNGIGERCGNANMISLIPTLKLKPEFSDHLEIGVSDEQLSRLTSVSRNFDELLNQAPNRHLPYVGQSAFATKAGIHASAILKDPATYEHVAPEAIGNRRRVLVSDQAGLSNLLDELARMGIKADKKDPRVASLLGVIKEREATGYAYEGAGASLELLARRHLGEVPEYFKVESFRVGVERRFNARGEIVTMSEAVVKIEIDGEVRMSVAEGQGPVNALDIALRKDLGKLQDKIKNLELVDYKVRILNGGTSAITRVLIESRDGQGNRWFTVGVSENIVDASFQALVDSVTYKLLKNGATV; via the coding sequence ATGACAAAAGAGCGTCTCTATCTGTTTGATACCACCTTGCGAGATGGTGCCCAGACCAATGGCATCAATTTCTCCGTGGAAGACAAAATTGTCATTTCCAAAATTCTGGATGAGCTGGGCGTTGATTATGTCGAGGGAGGCTATCCTGGAGCCAACCCGACCGATGATCGGTTTTTTGAAAAGAAGCGTACGGAAAAAGCCACCTTCACTGCTTTTGGTATGACCAAACGGGCAGGGCGCTCCGTTGCCAATGATCCGGGCGTGCAAGGCCTGATCAACAGTTCAGCCGATGCCATCTGCTATGTTGCCAAGAGCTGGGACTACCATGTGAAAGTGGCTCTTGGCTGTACCAATGAGGAAAATCTCGAAGGCATCGCCGACTCTGTTAAAGCTGCCATTGCTGCTGGAAAAGAAGCCATGGTCGATTGTGAGCATTTCTTTGACGGCTATAAAGCCAATCGGGATTATGCGCTGTCCTGTGCCAAAACCGCCTATGAAGCAGGGGCGCGTTGGGTGGTGCTTTGCGATACCAATGGTGGCACGCTTCCGCATGAAGTCTATGAGATCGTCAAGGATGTGACTTCCGTGGTGCCGGGAAACAATCTTGGTATTCATGCGCATAATGACACTGAGCAAGCTGTCGCAAACTCTCTGGCCGCTGTACGCGGTGGTGTTCGCCAGATCCAGGGTACCTTGAACGGTATCGGTGAGCGTTGCGGTAATGCCAATATGATCTCTCTTATTCCGACTTTAAAGCTGAAACCGGAATTTTCCGATCATTTGGAAATTGGTGTTAGTGATGAACAGCTCTCGCGTTTGACATCAGTGTCACGCAATTTCGATGAATTGCTCAATCAGGCTCCCAACCGACATCTGCCTTATGTCGGGCAAAGTGCTTTTGCCACCAAAGCCGGTATTCATGCCTCTGCGATTTTGAAAGATCCGGCGACTTATGAGCATGTTGCTCCGGAAGCCATCGGCAATCGCCGTCGTGTACTGGTGTCAGATCAGGCGGGACTTTCCAATCTGTTGGATGAATTGGCGCGTATGGGTATCAAGGCAGATAAAAAAGATCCTCGCGTTGCAAGCTTACTTGGGGTGATCAAGGAGCGGGAAGCGACGGGCTACGCCTATGAAGGTGCTGGAGCGTCTTTGGAATTGCTGGCGCGTCGTCATCTGGGAGAAGTGCCTGAATATTTCAAAGTGGAATCATTCCGTGTCGGTGTGGAACGCCGCTTCAATGCGCGGGGCGAAATCGTGACCATGTCCGAAGCAGTCGTCAAGATCGAGATAGATGGTGAAGTTCGTATGTCCGTTGCCGAAGGTCAGGGACCTGTGAACGCGCTGGATATAGCGCTTCGCAAGGATCTGGGCAAACTGCAGGACAAGATAAAAAATCTGGAACTGGTCGACTATAAGGTGCGTATCCTGAATGGTGGTACCAGTGCGATCACCCGTGTGCTGATAGAAAGTCGGGATGGACAGGGAAATCGTTGGTTTACAGTGGGCGTTTCTGAGAATATCGTGGACGCTTCTTTCCAAGCCTTGGTGGATTCGGTGACCTATAAGTTGCTCAAGAATGGAGCAACAGTCTGA